A segment of the Calonectris borealis chromosome 2, bCalBor7.hap1.2, whole genome shotgun sequence genome:
ACGAAATAAAAACccaacgcctttttttttttttttaaattaaaaaaaggggggggggcgaGGAAGCAAAATCCGCAAATGGGTTAAAAGTGtcctaaataattaaaaaaagtgagatttttgtaatttaaatacaaatatacttACAAAATCTTACAGAGGCTATTTACATCCCTCTCCCCCAACCTGACACTGCGTTCAGTTCCTACAGGAGACAGCCCGAGAGGAgcggggagggcagagccgggCGATCCCAGGCGCAGGGGTCCCCACCTGGCTCGtcctccgctccccgccgcctgTGGAAGCGACTCGCCGTCCCCACAGTTTTCCCTGGATAAGGAGCTGCTTCCCAAGGCAGAGCCCCGGTCCTCCGGCCGCCCACCATCCCCCTGGCCCGGTGGGCAGGGGTCTCAGACGGTGGTCTCGCCCTGCTTGCTGTTGGTGAGCCTGGTGTAAAACTTCCTCCAGGAGTTCAGGGTTTTCCCAGACCAGATCCAGAAGCCCGAGGTGATGCCCACGATTAAGGTCATGAGATACTTGATCATGAAGACGGTGAAGTCGGGGCTCATGGGCGGGTGGTGGCTGCTGTGGTTGTTGGGGCAGGGAATGGCGTAGCTCTTACAGCTCTGTGTgacccagctcctctcccactgTTCCCTAAAAGCTTGCTCGTAAAAATAGCAGGCAATGACGATGGTGGCCGGCACTGTGTAGAGGACACTGAAGATGCCTATCCTCACCATGAGCTTCTCCAGCTTTTCCGTCTTGGTGCCATCGTGCTTCATGATGGTCCGGATCCTGAAGAGGGACACGAAGCCGGCCAGCAGGAAGGAGGTGCCGATGAACAGGTAGACGAACAAGGGGGCCAGCACGAAGCCCCGCAGGGCATCCACGTTGTTGATGCCCACAAAGCAGACGCCGCTGAGCACGTCCCCGTCCACCTGCCCCAAGGCCAGGATGGTGATCGTCTTGATGGCCGGCACAGCCCAGGCGGCCAGGTGGAAGTACTGGGAGTTGGCCTCGATGGCCTCATGGCCCCACTTCATGCCGGCGGCCAGGAACCAGGTGAGGGAGAGGATGACCCACCAGATGGAGCTGGCCATGCCGAAGAAGTAGAGCATCATGAAGAGGATGGTGCAGCCCTCCCGCTTCGTGCCCTGCGCCACAGTGCGGGAGCCATCCTCAGTGAAGCGCTCGTTGCAGACCACCCTCTCCTCCAGGAGGAAGCCGGCGATGTAGGCCACGGCCACTGCCGTGTAGCAGCCCGAGAGGAAGATGATGGGCCGCTCGGGGTAGCTGAACCGCTTCATGTCTACCAGGTAGGTGAGGACGGTGAAAAGAGTGGAGGCACAGCAGAGCACCGACCAGATGCCGATCCAGGTGCGGGAGAAGCGCAGCTCCTCTGGCCCGAAGTACATGAGCCCGTAGAGGCGGCCAGGCTCGCAGGGTGCCCCGCAGTCCTTCTCCCCCAGGAAGCGGTAGTTCAGGTAGGAGGGCACCTTCAGCGCCCGTGGGCAGGAGAAGCGCCCGCGGGGCTCACCGGGCCCCgagcccccggggccgccgccggtgCCCCCGCGGTGGGGGTTGCTGGTCCAGCTCTCAGGGTGCAGGGCGGGCGTGGGGGTGCCGCGCTCGGAGGCGTTTTGCCCCACGCAGAGCTCGCCGGCCCCGTGCACCGGGAACTTCTCGCAGCGCAGCGTGTCGGGCCACTGAAAGCCGAACTTGTTCATGAGGGCCTCGCAGCCCTGGCGGGCCCGCTCGCAGAGGGAGCGGCAGGGCGGCAAGGCCTGCTCCAGCACGGTGCACACCGGGGCGTACatggagcagaggaagaactTGAGCTCGGCCGAGCACTGCACCTTCACCAGCGGGTAGAActggtgcacctccagccccgcGTCCTCCTGGTTGGTGTGGCCCAGCAGGTTGGGCATGATGGTCTGGTTGTAGGCGATGTCGGTGCAGAGCGGGATGGAGATGGGCTGGCAGTAGCCGTGGTCTGGGATGGAGATGCCCCGCTCGCCGTTGTACTGCGGGGCCGGCGCCTGGcccccggccggcagcgccgccgcccacagcagcagcagcagcagcggcggcggcagccgcgggcaccggccgccgccgccgcccgtccgccgcccgccgccaacttccccgccgccgctcgccgccggcCCGCGCCGCTCGGCCATGCTCAGTCGGTGCCGCCTGCCCAgccgggctcccgccgccccgccgccgccgccgccgctgctcctcCCGGCCCGAACTTGCGACTCATGAAGGGAGCGGCGGGCAgggacggggcagccccggccgccacTCGCGCGGCCGCGGCGCGCAGCTCTGCCCGCAccggcggcagcgcccgccgcgCCTCCGActaccgccgccgcctccgccgccgccgccgccgcctgacCATTTGTGCCGGCCCCTCGAGCCCGCGCCCCTCGCctcgccgcgccgcgctccctccGACCGGTTTCCAGGCGCCCCGCAGTCTGCCTTTCACCGGGAGGGAGGAGCCTTGAAACCGACGCCGAACTTTCCTGCGTAAGGGACCGTCTCCCAACGCCTCACCCGGGGGCGGGCgcaggcgggcgcggggctgccccgcgccgcgcacaaaggcggcggcagcggcgggggcggcgcgggaggaggggggccccgccgcggggggggggcggccccgtgcggtgcggggcggggggaggggatcatcgcgggggggcggggagccgTGCCTTTTCGGTCGGCAGcgcggaggggcagggagggtccGGGCCCGCCGGGACGGCTCGGCTGGACGGCGGCGGCTGCGCGGCGGAGCCGCCGGGGTGCCGGTGACGGCTGTCCCGGGGGGTGTTTTTGGATTCCCCGGTGATGACGATAGTTAAGGCCATTGAACTGCGCACCTCGGCGGGCTCCGGGGCCCGTCGAACCCGGCGTCTCCCCCGGCGGAAAGGCAGCTGCGCTAATTTCGGCTCCGTTCCCAGTCCGGCGGGGCCGGGTGCGCGGGAGGGGAGGATCGATATTTGCCACAaagcaaaggggggggggggggggggccgggggaggccagTGCTGTCGTCCGGGGTCTGCCGCAGGGAGCAACCGGGGAGCATCTTCGTAGGGCTGAAGTCTGCAGGTGGGGTTACTGCAACAACTTCGggcgcgggcgggagcggcggccgtTAGCGGGCAGAGGCCGCGGTGTTCGCTTCTCGCACGCGCAACCGGGGATGCGCGAGCGGCCAAAACTCGCCTCCCCCCAGAGACGCTTTGTAAGTATCTCGCTACCGAGTAACTGCCAGTATTTTATGTGCGTCTTCCTCCCATCGCGTCggcagcagcaggctgaggtACGAAAATAATCACAACAGGGCTTTCccattccccttcctccctctgcccggTGGGCAGCTGTTCCAGCGTAATTCAAGGTGAATCCTGCGTGACTTGCAAATGCCACCCCTCAGGTTTTTTATGTTCACTATATTCTGGGGAGGGGGTGAATGGGCATACAGTGACCGTCAACAGTGGCCATTTCTTTCTGCGCATCCAAAGCCCCGTTGCTCGCGCAGAATGGAGGTCCTGTTGGCTCTTCCGAAATGCATAGTCCGGCAAAACGATGGAGGCTGAATGGGGGATTTACTGTACTCGCTGGAATTCAATAAGAGTAATAAACCGTGctcctggagaggaggaggacgagAATCCTACCACGTTCTCCAAACATTCAGTAACCGAGCTTCTGCATTGTGGATGTGAATGTCCTCCTATTTGTCCGAGGGTTAATGCTGCCATTCAGAGCTGAACCAGGCATGA
Coding sequences within it:
- the FZD1 gene encoding frizzled-1, yielding MAERRGPAASGGGEVGGGRRTGGGGGRCPRLPPPLLLLLLWAAALPAGGQAPAPQYNGERGISIPDHGYCQPISIPLCTDIAYNQTIMPNLLGHTNQEDAGLEVHQFYPLVKVQCSAELKFFLCSMYAPVCTVLEQALPPCRSLCERARQGCEALMNKFGFQWPDTLRCEKFPVHGAGELCVGQNASERGTPTPALHPESWTSNPHRGGTGGGPGGSGPGEPRGRFSCPRALKVPSYLNYRFLGEKDCGAPCEPGRLYGLMYFGPEELRFSRTWIGIWSVLCCASTLFTVLTYLVDMKRFSYPERPIIFLSGCYTAVAVAYIAGFLLEERVVCNERFTEDGSRTVAQGTKREGCTILFMMLYFFGMASSIWWVILSLTWFLAAGMKWGHEAIEANSQYFHLAAWAVPAIKTITILALGQVDGDVLSGVCFVGINNVDALRGFVLAPLFVYLFIGTSFLLAGFVSLFRIRTIMKHDGTKTEKLEKLMVRIGIFSVLYTVPATIVIACYFYEQAFREQWERSWVTQSCKSYAIPCPNNHSSHHPPMSPDFTVFMIKYLMTLIVGITSGFWIWSGKTLNSWRKFYTRLTNSKQGETTV